The stretch of DNA AATCGTCAATTGATTGATAATTTTTTTGAGCCATTAAATTTTTTAATTCTTTTTCGATTCTTTCAAAGCAATTGGCTCCTTCACGCATATATTGGGTGCCAATTTGGACAGCAGAAGCACCGCAAAGTATGTGTTCAAATACATCAGAGCCATTTTTAGCTCCCCCTGAACCAATAATGTCAATATCATCTCGAAGTAATAAATAAAATTGGCGAACATTGGCTAATGCTGTTGGTTTGATATAATCCCCCCCAACACCACCAAAGCCATTTTTGGGTTTGATCACAACTTGTTCTGTATTAACATCAATCACTAAGCCATTGCCAATACTGTTAACACAAGTTACAAATTTGATAGGGTATTGATTGATAATGTCTGCCATCTGGCGAAAATGAATTAAATCGAAATAAGGGGGTAATTTAATACCTAGAGAATGACGATCGAATTTACAAACCTGATCAAGAACCTGTTGGGTGCGTTCAAAATCATAGCCAGTTTGTGGCTTTCCAGGAACATTGGGACAAGATAAATTGAGTTCGATGGCATCAATATTATCAACCTGATTAAGATGTTTTAGCATCACCAAATTGTTTTCTAAAGAAAGCCCTGCAACAGAGATAAAATAGGGTTTGTTATATTGTTGCATAGAAGTTGCTAAATCAGCATAAAATTGATAGCCTTGGTTGGGGAGTCCCATAGAATTAATGCTTCCTAATTCATTTTCAAAGTATCTAGGACTTGGGTTCCCTGTTCTCAATTCTAGGGTAGAACTCTTTGTTAGTATAGCAGCCGAAAAACTTTTTCCAATATTTTCTAGTTCTTCTTTTGTTGTACATTTTGGACCAGAAGCGTTATAAATACAGCTGTTTAGAGAAACAGCGCCAACCGTAGTACTTAAATTAATTGACATAATACTTAAAAAGTTGAGATTGTTATTTTTTGATTTTAGTAAGATTGAATTACCTTTGCGCCGATAAAGGTACATATCCTAACCGAAATTCAATACTAATGAACAAAAAAGAGCTTGCACTTAAACTATTTGATTTAGGTGTTCTCCAGTTTGGAGAGTTTACCCTAAAAAGCGGACTCCAGTCACCCTTCTACCTTGATTTTCGCCGAATTGTTGCTTATCCCGATATTTTAAAAAATATTAGCGAACAGCTTTGGAACTTGGTTACAGATTTAGAGTTTGATCATTTGTGTGGTGTTCCTTATGCAGCACTCTCTTTAAGCTCGACGATGGCAGTTTTGCATTCTAAGTCAATGATTGTTAAACGAAAAGAACAAAAGAAACATGGTACCAAAAAAATGGTGGAGGGCATCTACCAAAAGGGCGATACCTGTGTTGTGATTGACGATGTTATTAGTAGCGGGATTTCTATGATTGAAACCTTAGAGGCATTAGAAGGAGAGGGGCTAAAGATTAAGCATGTTTTATCTATTGTTGATAGAATGCAAGGAGGGGCTGTGATGTTAAACGATTATGGCTATGAAGTACGGACGGTTTATACGATTAGAGAGGTGCTTGAATATTTAAAAGAAGGGGGAAAAGTCAACCAAAAACAATACACTGACACCCTTGTTTTTATTGAAACTAACCGTATTGACTTTGAACAGGTTAGAGCTCGTAGAAAGCAGCGAACTTCTTATTCTTACAAAAAGATAGGAAAAGAGGCAAAACATCCTGTTGCAAAGCGATTGACAGAGATTGTTCTCAAAAAGAAAACAAACCTTTGTTGTTCTGCTGATGTAAAAACATCTGCTGAATTATTAGCACTTGCCGATGCTGTTGGTCCTAATATTTGTATGATTAAGACACATACCGATAACCTTAGTGATTTTACGCCTGAAATTATAGAAGAATTAAAGAAATTAGCTGAAAAGCATAATTTTTTAATCTTTGAAGATCGAAAATTTGCAGATATAGGACATATTGTAATGCAGCAATTTACTGCTGCACCTCTATGCATTGCCGATTGGGCGGATGTTGTGACGGTTCATGTTGTTGCTGGATCATCTAGTATTGAGGCACTTAAAGCAACTGGGAAATTGGATACTACGGCTTTGATTGTCGTAGCAGAAATGTCTACCCAAGATACGTTGACGGATCAAAAATACACTGAAAAAGCAATGACTATTGCAGAACAACATAGTGACATTGTTTTGGGGACAGTTTCTCAAAATTATCGTTCTGATAATCCTGGGATTATGATGTTAACTCCTGGTATTAATACAGATCGCAAAAAAGATGGTTTAGGACAAACTTATAATCACCCCGATGAAGCATTTGCAAAACGAGGAGTTGATATTATGATTGTAGGTAGAGGAATCTATTCTTCTGATAATCCTAGATTGCAATCTGAGATTTATAAAAAAATTGGCTGGGAAAGCTATTTAAAGCGTGATAATGATGCTTAGCTTTTTTTAATGAAAAAGAATACGATTTCTTGTGTTCTACATTCATTATAAAAAATCCTATCCTATAATTTAAAATTCGTCAATTGAGAGGTTGCAGTTATCTAACTGTCTTTCAATTGGCGAATTTGTATATATATAGGTGTTTTGAGTGATTAAAAAAATTAGTGTGCTTGCTCAAAAAGAAGTGCCTTACAAAATTTGGAAACTTGACTCCAAAATGGAACGCAAATACAAAAAGAGCCACCTAAAAACTTAGATGGCTCTCTTATGTTTATATAGGAAGAGTTGATCTCTTTTAAAATCTTAATCGATAATCTCTAGCAAGGTACGATAAGCAACAAATTTACCTTGATAGCGTTCAGTATGATCCTTTTGAAGCGCAGGAGCTTCTGTGACGGTATATAAGTGTAGCGTTTTCATATCTACGCAGGTATATTGAATGGCATAAGTGATTCCATCGCTTTCATCTTGCCCAAGTACTTTGGCAATTTGGTTGCTTTGAAAACGTCCCGTTTTCATGACATCAGGGATATGAACGGTTTTCATCCAATTTAGCCACTCTTCATGCACCTCAGGATTTATTTTTACTGTAACATTATAAATAATCATAGTAGATATATTTTTTTGTAAATTGAATTTTTATGCTTAATTTATAAGGCGAAAAAACAAGAAAATTAAGAACATTGACAAACGAATAATAGAATAAGCGTAAGTTTAGTATTATTTTTGTTAAATACTAGTTAAATCCACTAGTTAATTGTTTATAAAAACATTTAGTGGTATAATAATCTCTATAAAAAAAGGGAAGGGTCTTTTCAAGACCAAATATAAAGTAAGAATGGATGTGAAGTCAATAATCGGGAAATTATCTTTGAGGGAACAACAATTCAAGCGACCTTATCTATATTTACCCTAAACCAAATTCGACTTCATACGTAAAAACTATTAATATTAGAAGTTATTACGAATAGAGTTGTATAGGCGAAAATGCAATTTTTTTTTGAAGGTCAAGGAAAAGTGGAAACTCATAGCCGTAAGCTATGATGTTGAGCATTTGACGATGAGATTCAGGAAAAAATAAATTTGCAGCCATACCATTTCATTCGTAATAACTTCTATTGAATACCGTCAATACTATAGATCCCTACAAGAACAAATAATCTAATGCGTTTTCAGCGTGCTAAAAGTCCCAATAATGATGTTTAATAAAAAATATTTCTTATTTCTGGCTCTTGCTTGTTCGGCAGTGTTTGCATTTACAACAGCAGATACAGATCCTGATTATCCCAACAAAGAATCTTTGTTGGTTGATGTAGTTTTACAAAGTTTACAATATAATCATTACAAACCTACCAAGGTAGATGATGTCCTGTCAGAAAGGGCCTATGATATTTATCTAAAACGGGTAGACAATGGCAAGCGTTTTTTCTTGCAAGAAGACATTGAGCGTTTTGAGGTTCATAGAAAAAAATTGGATGATTATGCAATGAAGAAAGATTTTGCATTTTTTGATGATTTGCACAAAATTAGAAATGAGCGCATCAAACAAGCTCAAACGTTCTACAAAGAAATATTGTCCAAGCCATTTGACTTTGAAAAGAAGGAAACAATGGAAACCGATGATGATAAAATGGCTTATG from Aureispira anguillae encodes:
- a CDS encoding dihydroorotate oxidase, which codes for MSINLSTTVGAVSLNSCIYNASGPKCTTKEELENIGKSFSAAILTKSSTLELRTGNPSPRYFENELGSINSMGLPNQGYQFYADLATSMQQYNKPYFISVAGLSLENNLVMLKHLNQVDNIDAIELNLSCPNVPGKPQTGYDFERTQQVLDQVCKFDRHSLGIKLPPYFDLIHFRQMADIINQYPIKFVTCVNSIGNGLVIDVNTEQVVIKPKNGFGGVGGDYIKPTALANVRQFYLLLRDDIDIIGSGGAKNGSDVFEHILCGASAVQIGTQYMREGANCFERIEKELKNLMAQKNYQSIDDFKGKLQSIS
- the pyrF gene encoding orotidine-5'-phosphate decarboxylase, coding for MNKKELALKLFDLGVLQFGEFTLKSGLQSPFYLDFRRIVAYPDILKNISEQLWNLVTDLEFDHLCGVPYAALSLSSTMAVLHSKSMIVKRKEQKKHGTKKMVEGIYQKGDTCVVIDDVISSGISMIETLEALEGEGLKIKHVLSIVDRMQGGAVMLNDYGYEVRTVYTIREVLEYLKEGGKVNQKQYTDTLVFIETNRIDFEQVRARRKQRTSYSYKKIGKEAKHPVAKRLTEIVLKKKTNLCCSADVKTSAELLALADAVGPNICMIKTHTDNLSDFTPEIIEELKKLAEKHNFLIFEDRKFADIGHIVMQQFTAAPLCIADWADVVTVHVVAGSSSIEALKATGKLDTTALIVVAEMSTQDTLTDQKYTEKAMTIAEQHSDIVLGTVSQNYRSDNPGIMMLTPGINTDRKKDGLGQTYNHPDEAFAKRGVDIMIVGRGIYSSDNPRLQSEIYKKIGWESYLKRDNDA
- a CDS encoding DUF4286 family protein, producing MIIYNVTVKINPEVHEEWLNWMKTVHIPDVMKTGRFQSNQIAKVLGQDESDGITYAIQYTCVDMKTLHLYTVTEAPALQKDHTERYQGKFVAYRTLLEIID